From the genome of Amycolatopsis sp. NBC_01488, one region includes:
- a CDS encoding cutinase family protein produces the protein MTVTWLPGVAVAAPAKPADFPLAPGLPTDCSDNLIIGVRGSGQVDGQGAYGMGGTVDPYYGLVRVYLRGFNPNLNTQFYSLYYPATAISDLGNFSASVQTGVENLVHSIQYLASKCPAEKFGLIGYSQGAMVIHNTVNVLGGYDLGHVRAVLLLSDPLGQYTPNVSLPVLDGAGVPRPQLGGILGRNGLTPDIRDRATELCILNDPVCDSPQVLFGKLLQGAFNSGVHGRYPDCCGSTDWVDFTSEQVAGRMMTAISYPNPPQGSPVPPGGPPPDVTSVYGLADGTVLWTRDSQRVYKMVGGAPVWVSSCATNLCPNPLPTKQSVIDAGPATPANGATAKDEAGNIFKFAGGAPIHLASCAVGCGNPVAITAWSIVNNEHMRSRPADGTTIQDEPGDIFKFAGGAPLHLASCAVDCGNPVHVSGASIVQLDHMNPVPVDGTTIVDEPGDIFKIVGGAPIHLASCAVGCGSPVRVSSTVISQFDHLARIPQDGVTIVDEPGDIFKFVGGAPIHLASCAVDCGQPLGISGASIIGLDHMNPVPADGATVIDEPGDVFRFAGGAPIHLSACDLGCQSWVRISGASIIGTEHMRSVPADGTTVRTETGAIYKIVGGSPLWLSDCNADCGNPVSITQWSVDSRDHMNAVPADGTKVVAVEGGTIYQVSGGEADLLDTCNGSGNCTGLNVVNQSSIDPIAQSVANHGPGYGELARYSNGADHYSAVGSVPAGYRFELPLGLLDRVQDPGTVALMACMSGSDEFLSTDPNCEGQAKVAALGYLYQTPPASQPALPLYRCQVTGTGEHFDSTTSDCEGQRVEHLLGYTIGYATFTRYNNGADHWSTVGGLPAGYRPEWTFGMLSQVALPDTRLLTSCMMGGDEFSSLDPNCEGQAKVAPLGWIWTNPPAGKQSIAIYRCRQNPSGEHFDSFDPNCEGQLVEAQLGYLLARTVLSRTNRGDGHHSTNGGGLPSGYRFEGAFGYLSWNAEPGTKPLTSCRYNGGEFDSLDPNCEGRQVNGLLGNIWQQPPAGVPSTQIFRCSVPNGDHFDSVDPNCEGSHLDGALGYLLLRP, from the coding sequence ATGACAGTGACCTGGCTGCCCGGTGTGGCAGTCGCGGCACCGGCCAAACCGGCCGATTTCCCGCTCGCTCCGGGACTGCCCACGGACTGTTCCGACAACTTGATCATCGGCGTGCGTGGTTCGGGCCAGGTCGACGGGCAGGGTGCCTACGGCATGGGCGGCACCGTGGACCCGTACTACGGGCTGGTGAGGGTCTACTTGCGCGGGTTCAACCCGAACTTGAACACCCAGTTCTACTCCTTGTACTACCCGGCGACGGCGATCAGCGACCTTGGCAACTTCTCCGCGTCGGTGCAGACCGGCGTCGAAAACCTGGTGCACTCGATCCAGTACCTGGCGTCGAAGTGCCCGGCCGAGAAGTTCGGCCTGATCGGGTATTCCCAAGGGGCCATGGTCATCCACAACACGGTGAACGTCCTGGGCGGCTACGACCTCGGACACGTGCGTGCGGTGCTGCTGCTGTCCGACCCTCTCGGCCAGTACACGCCGAACGTGTCGCTGCCGGTGTTGGATGGCGCGGGCGTTCCCCGGCCGCAGCTCGGCGGGATCCTCGGCCGGAACGGGCTGACGCCGGACATCCGCGACCGCGCCACCGAGCTGTGCATTCTCAATGACCCGGTGTGCGACTCACCGCAGGTGCTGTTCGGGAAGCTGCTCCAGGGCGCCTTCAACTCCGGCGTCCACGGCAGGTACCCAGACTGCTGCGGCTCCACCGACTGGGTCGACTTCACCAGTGAGCAGGTCGCCGGCCGGATGATGACCGCGATCTCCTATCCGAACCCGCCGCAAGGCAGCCCCGTGCCGCCAGGTGGCCCGCCGCCGGATGTGACGTCGGTGTACGGGCTGGCCGACGGCACCGTGCTGTGGACCCGCGACTCACAGCGCGTCTACAAGATGGTGGGCGGCGCGCCGGTCTGGGTCTCCAGCTGTGCCACCAACCTGTGCCCGAACCCGTTGCCCACCAAGCAGAGCGTGATCGACGCGGGGCCGGCGACGCCGGCGAACGGCGCGACAGCCAAAGACGAGGCGGGCAACATCTTCAAGTTCGCCGGCGGTGCGCCGATTCATCTGGCGAGCTGTGCGGTCGGCTGCGGGAATCCGGTGGCCATCACGGCGTGGAGCATCGTGAACAACGAGCACATGCGGTCCCGGCCCGCCGACGGCACGACCATCCAGGACGAGCCCGGCGACATCTTCAAGTTCGCCGGCGGCGCCCCGCTGCACCTGGCCAGCTGCGCGGTGGACTGCGGGAACCCGGTGCACGTCAGCGGCGCGTCGATCGTCCAGCTTGACCACATGAACCCGGTCCCGGTCGACGGCACGACGATCGTGGACGAGCCGGGCGACATCTTCAAGATCGTCGGCGGTGCGCCGATCCACCTGGCCAGCTGCGCGGTCGGGTGCGGCAGCCCGGTCCGGGTATCGAGCACGGTGATCAGCCAGTTCGACCACCTCGCCCGGATCCCGCAGGACGGGGTGACGATCGTCGACGAGCCGGGCGACATCTTCAAGTTCGTCGGCGGCGCACCGATCCACCTGGCCAGCTGCGCGGTCGACTGCGGTCAGCCGCTGGGGATCAGCGGCGCGTCCATCATCGGGCTCGACCACATGAACCCGGTACCCGCGGACGGTGCCACCGTCATCGACGAGCCCGGTGACGTGTTCCGGTTCGCCGGCGGCGCACCGATCCACCTGTCCGCGTGTGATCTCGGCTGCCAGAGCTGGGTCCGGATCAGCGGCGCGTCGATCATCGGGACCGAGCACATGCGGTCCGTGCCGGCTGACGGCACCACGGTCCGCACCGAGACCGGCGCGATCTACAAGATCGTGGGCGGCTCGCCGTTGTGGCTGTCGGACTGCAACGCGGACTGCGGAAACCCGGTGAGCATCACGCAATGGAGCGTCGACTCCCGAGACCACATGAACGCGGTCCCGGCCGACGGCACGAAGGTCGTCGCAGTGGAAGGCGGCACGATCTACCAGGTTTCCGGCGGTGAGGCGGACCTGCTGGACACCTGCAACGGGTCAGGCAACTGCACCGGCCTGAACGTGGTGAACCAGTCCTCGATCGATCCGATCGCGCAGTCGGTGGCCAACCACGGCCCCGGCTACGGCGAGCTGGCCCGGTACTCCAACGGGGCGGACCACTACTCGGCAGTCGGCTCGGTCCCGGCAGGCTACCGGTTTGAGCTGCCACTGGGCCTGCTGGACCGCGTACAGGATCCGGGCACGGTCGCACTGATGGCCTGCATGTCCGGATCGGACGAGTTCCTGTCCACCGACCCGAACTGCGAAGGCCAGGCGAAGGTCGCGGCACTCGGCTACCTCTACCAAACGCCGCCCGCGAGCCAGCCCGCGCTGCCGCTGTACCGGTGCCAGGTGACCGGGACCGGCGAGCACTTCGACTCCACCACGTCCGACTGCGAAGGGCAGCGAGTCGAGCACCTGCTCGGCTACACCATCGGCTACGCGACGTTCACCCGGTACAACAACGGAGCCGACCACTGGTCGACCGTCGGCGGCCTGCCCGCAGGGTACCGTCCGGAGTGGACGTTCGGGATGCTGTCCCAGGTCGCGCTGCCCGACACGCGGCTGCTGACGAGCTGCATGATGGGCGGAGACGAGTTCAGCTCACTCGACCCGAACTGCGAAGGGCAAGCCAAGGTCGCGCCGCTCGGCTGGATCTGGACGAACCCGCCGGCCGGGAAACAAAGCATCGCGATCTACCGATGCCGGCAGAACCCATCCGGGGAACACTTCGACTCCTTCGACCCGAACTGCGAGGGCCAACTGGTCGAAGCACAGCTCGGCTACCTCCTCGCGCGGACCGTCCTGTCCCGCACCAACCGCGGCGACGGGCACCATTCGACCAACGGCGGCGGCCTGCCGTCCGGGTACCGGTTCGAAGGAGCATTCGGTTACCTGTCCTGGAACGCCGAGCCAGGCACGAAACCGCTCACCAGCTGCCGGTACAACGGCGGCGAATTCGACTCCCTCGACCCGAACTGCGAAGGCCGGCAGGTGAACGGGCTGCTCGGCAACATCTGGCAGCAGCCACCCGCCGGTGTCCCGAGCACCCAGATCTTCCGGTGCTCGGTCCCGAACGGCGATCACTTCGACTCGGTCGATCCGAACTGCGAAGGAAGCCACCTCGACGGCGCCCTCGGCTACCTGCTCCTGCGGCCGTGA